The genomic DNA TCTTCTTGCCTTCTTTGGCCATAGTCTTGTGGCAGTTCTTGCAATTGATATGATAGGCCGTCTGGAGCTTCATGACGTCGTCGATCTCCTCGTTTGCGTCATGACACTCTTTGCATTGCTGTGTCTCATCCGCCCATGGACTCCACTCGTTGACCCCCTCACTGTTATATTCATGATGGCAGTCCCAGCACAGGATCTTGTAATCCAGGGCGTGTTTTCTATGGCTGAAGATGACGGGTCCTTTCCGGTCCCGGTCATAGTCGGGATTATCAATAACGATGACATCAAATTTTTTGCCTTTCTCCGAACCGGCCTTCGGGTCTTTCGTGACCCCTTCTTCTCCAGACGCCCTCATGCTTCCAACCAATCCCAAGAGGACAAACACCATCGCCGTCCAGAGAATCATTCCCGCTTTTGTCTTCGACCCCATTCTCATTTTCCTCCCTTCTCCTAACCTAGCGCCTATACTCAAATGTATATTCCTTACTGGCAGGTTTCCCCGAAAAGGACCTTCAATCCTTATAAGCTTTGAATATGAGGCTGGCGTTGGTGCCGCCGAACCCAAAGGCATTGACCATCGCCACCCCGACTTCCGCCTTCCTCGCCACGTTGGGCACATAGTCCAGATCGCATTCCGGATCCGCATTCTGGTAGTTGATGGTCGGGGGTATGATACCATGCTTGATGGTCAGGACCGAATAGATGGCCGCGACCCCGCCCGCCCCTCCAAGAAGATGTCCAGTCATGGATTTGGTGGAGCTGACGGCCAGTTTATAAGCATGGTCCCCGAACACTGCCTTTATGGCCTTTGTCTCCGAGATGTCGTTGAGGGGAGTGGAGGTTCCATGGGCATTGATATAGTCAACCTCGTCGGGTTTCAGGTCCGCATCTTCCAGGGCGGATTGCATGCAGAGTATTGCACCGATCCCCTCCGGATCCGGAGCCGCCACATGATAGGCGTCTCCTGACATTCCGTAACCGATCATCTCGGCATAGATGGGGGCTCCCCGCTCAAGGGCATGCTCCAACTCCTCAAGGATGAGGATACCTCCTCCCTCGGCCATCACAAAGCCGTCCCGATCCCTGTCAAACGGACGGGAGGCCTTTTCAGGCTCGTCGTTCCGGGTGGAAAGGGCCTTCATGGAACAGAATCCCCCCAGGGCGAGAGGTGTCACCACCGCCTCGGCTCCACCTGTGATCATGGCATCGGCCCTACCCTCCCGGATCAACCTGAAGGATTCGCCCACCGCATGACAGCTCGCTGCACAGGCGGTCTCCACCGAGATATTG from Deltaproteobacteria bacterium includes the following:
- a CDS encoding cytochrome c3 family protein gives rise to the protein MGSKTKAGMILWTAMVFVLLGLVGSMRASGEEGVTKDPKAGSEKGKKFDVIVIDNPDYDRDRKGPVIFSHRKHALDYKILCWDCHHEYNSEGVNEWSPWADETQQCKECHDANEEIDDVMKLQTAYHINCKNCHKTMAKEGKKTGPYRKCLECHEKK
- the fabF gene encoding beta-ketoacyl-ACP synthase II, which translates into the protein MKRRVVVTGLGMVTPLGTGVEKNWEALCAGKSGIGRITKFDPSPFRSQIAGEVTDFRSEDFMAKQQVRRFDIFVHYSLAAARMAMEESGLKVDSSNAHRVGSITGSGLGGLSMLEHYHSVLLEKGPDRISPFFIPGMIANMAPGLIAIEFGVKGPNISVETACAASCHAVGESFRLIREGRADAMITGGAEAVVTPLALGGFCSMKALSTRNDEPEKASRPFDRDRDGFVMAEGGGILILEELEHALERGAPIYAEMIGYGMSGDAYHVAAPDPEGIGAILCMQSALEDADLKPDEVDYINAHGTSTPLNDISETKAIKAVFGDHAYKLAVSSTKSMTGHLLGGAGGVAAIYSVLTIKHGIIPPTINYQNADPECDLDYVPNVARKAEVGVAMVNAFGFGGTNASLIFKAYKD